The following proteins are encoded in a genomic region of Galbibacter sp. BG1:
- the metH gene encoding methionine synthase yields MDTKNKQPITHIQEPNNRSQQRKPLVLSGLEPLIITENTNFVNVGERTNVTGSRKFLRLIKEENYDEALEVARAQVEGGAQIIDINMDEGMLDGKHAMVKFLNLIAAEPDIARVPIMIDSSKWEIIEAGLQVVQGKGVVNSISLKEGEEQFLHHAKLIKRYGAAVIVMAFDEVGQADSFERRIEICKRSYDILVNKINFPPQDIIFDPNIFPVGTGMEEHRQNAVDFFRATKWIRENLPHAHISGGVSNVSFSFRGNNTVREAMNAAFLYHGIQHGMTMGIVNPEMLEIYDEIDKELLQYIEDVLLDRRDDATERLLDYAETVKGNGKINEKQAQEWRNGTLQERITHSLVKGILEFAEVDAEEARQAVDKPIEVIEGYLMNGMNVVGDLFGSGKMFLPQVVKSARVMKKSVAYLLPYIEAEKDENSRSAGKVLMATVKGDVHDIGKNIVSVVLGCNNYEIVDLGVMVPPEKIIQTAIEQEVDIIGLSGLITPSLDEMVYLAKELEKLNLNIPVMIGGATTSRAHTAVKIAPEYSKTVVHVNDASRAVNVAGSLLNPKLKEAYGINLRKEYDKLREGFLNRSRNKNFLSIEQARENKLQLDWEEYTPAKPNFVGVKEIDVTLEALEPYIDWTPFFRSWELHGKYPAILEDEVVGKEATKLFAEAKTMLAQIIKEKWLTAKGILGIFPANQVNHDDIQLLDDDGNEIGKFLTLRQQSEKNKRANNIALADFIAPKESGKRDYIGAFCVTTGFGVDEISDRYVKDLDDYNSIMIKALADRLAEAFAEYLHEKVRKEIWGYASEEKLSNEELIKESYKGIRPAPGYPACPDHLEKKTIWKLLQVEETIGVKLTDSLAMWPASSVSGYYFANPESKYFGLGKIKEDQVSDYADRRGISVEEATKWLNPNIAD; encoded by the coding sequence ATGGACACAAAAAACAAACAACCAATAACCCATATCCAAGAACCGAACAACAGGAGTCAACAAAGAAAACCTCTTGTATTATCGGGTTTAGAGCCCTTAATAATTACAGAGAACACAAATTTTGTAAATGTTGGGGAGCGAACCAATGTTACTGGGTCGCGTAAGTTTCTTCGGTTAATTAAAGAAGAAAATTACGATGAAGCACTTGAGGTTGCAAGAGCACAAGTGGAGGGTGGTGCGCAGATTATCGATATAAATATGGACGAAGGAATGCTCGATGGCAAACATGCCATGGTGAAGTTCCTAAATCTAATTGCTGCTGAACCGGATATTGCTAGAGTGCCGATAATGATCGATAGTTCCAAATGGGAAATTATTGAGGCCGGATTGCAAGTAGTACAGGGGAAGGGGGTCGTGAATTCCATTAGTTTAAAGGAAGGCGAAGAACAATTTTTACATCATGCAAAGCTTATTAAACGTTACGGTGCGGCCGTCATTGTAATGGCTTTTGATGAGGTAGGGCAAGCGGATTCTTTTGAAAGAAGAATAGAAATTTGTAAGCGTTCGTACGACATTTTGGTGAACAAAATAAACTTTCCTCCTCAAGATATCATTTTCGATCCGAATATATTTCCGGTAGGTACAGGCATGGAAGAACACCGCCAAAATGCTGTAGATTTTTTCCGAGCGACCAAGTGGATCCGGGAAAATCTTCCGCATGCACATATAAGCGGTGGGGTAAGTAACGTTTCATTTTCCTTCCGAGGGAATAATACCGTAAGGGAGGCGATGAATGCCGCATTCCTTTACCACGGAATTCAGCATGGAATGACTATGGGAATTGTGAACCCAGAAATGCTTGAAATCTATGACGAGATCGATAAAGAACTGCTGCAGTATATTGAGGATGTATTGCTGGATAGGAGAGATGATGCTACAGAACGGCTTCTCGATTATGCTGAAACCGTAAAAGGGAATGGTAAAATAAACGAAAAACAGGCACAAGAATGGCGCAATGGAACGTTGCAGGAAAGAATTACGCATTCCCTGGTTAAAGGGATTTTGGAATTTGCGGAGGTAGATGCAGAGGAAGCCAGGCAGGCTGTCGATAAGCCCATCGAGGTTATCGAAGGCTATTTAATGAACGGAATGAATGTGGTGGGAGACCTCTTTGGAAGCGGAAAAATGTTCTTGCCTCAAGTAGTGAAGTCGGCTCGTGTAATGAAAAAATCAGTTGCCTACTTACTACCGTATATTGAAGCAGAAAAAGATGAAAACTCGCGTTCTGCTGGAAAGGTATTAATGGCCACAGTAAAAGGGGATGTCCACGATATCGGTAAAAACATCGTGAGTGTGGTATTGGGCTGTAATAATTATGAGATTGTAGATCTTGGTGTTATGGTGCCACCAGAAAAAATTATACAAACGGCTATCGAACAAGAGGTTGACATTATTGGTTTAAGCGGACTGATAACCCCATCTTTGGATGAAATGGTGTATTTGGCCAAAGAGTTGGAGAAATTAAACCTTAATATTCCGGTAATGATTGGTGGTGCTACTACCTCTCGTGCCCATACCGCGGTTAAAATAGCACCAGAATATTCCAAAACGGTCGTCCACGTTAACGATGCTTCCCGGGCGGTAAATGTAGCGGGAAGTCTGCTAAATCCAAAGTTAAAGGAAGCGTATGGAATAAACCTTAGAAAAGAGTATGACAAGCTTAGAGAGGGATTCTTAAACAGGTCTCGGAACAAAAATTTCCTGAGTATAGAACAGGCACGGGAAAATAAATTGCAATTGGATTGGGAAGAATATACACCTGCCAAACCAAATTTTGTAGGAGTTAAGGAGATAGATGTTACTCTGGAGGCCTTGGAACCTTACATCGATTGGACTCCTTTTTTTAGGTCTTGGGAGTTACATGGGAAATATCCGGCTATTTTAGAAGATGAGGTAGTGGGAAAAGAAGCGACCAAGTTATTCGCAGAAGCCAAAACCATGCTAGCGCAGATAATAAAAGAAAAATGGCTTACCGCTAAAGGAATTTTAGGGATTTTTCCAGCCAATCAAGTCAACCATGATGATATTCAGTTATTGGATGATGACGGAAACGAAATAGGGAAGTTTTTAACGTTGCGGCAGCAATCAGAGAAAAATAAAAGAGCGAATAATATAGCTTTGGCCGATTTTATTGCGCCTAAAGAAAGTGGGAAGCGAGATTATATCGGAGCTTTTTGTGTTACCACTGGATTTGGCGTAGATGAAATTTCCGATCGCTATGTAAAAGATTTAGACGATTATAATTCCATTATGATAAAAGCATTGGCAGATCGTTTAGCGGAAGCTTTTGCAGAGTACTTGCATGAAAAAGTACGTAAGGAAATTTGGGGGTATGCTTCCGAAGAAAAATTATCCAATGAAGAATTGATCAAAGAAAGCTATAAAGGCATTCGTCCGGCACCGGGATATCCTGCATGTCCAGATCATTTGGAAAAGAAAACCATTTGGAAACTGCTTCAAGTGGAAGAAACCATAGGAGTAAAACTTACCGATAGCCTCGCCATGTGGCCAGCATCATCGGTTTCTGGATATTATTTTGCCAATCCGGAAAGTAAATATTTTGGATTAGGAAAAATAAAAGAAGATCAAGTGAGCGATTATGCTGATCGAAGAGGGATTTCGGTCGAAGAGGCTACCAAATGGCTAAACCCAAACATAGCGGACTAA
- the metF gene encoding methylenetetrahydrofolate reductase [NAD(P)H], translating into MKVTDHIKKANGKTLFSFEIIPPQKGKSIQELYDNIDPLMEFNPPFIDVTTSREEFVYIEKDGLYDRKITRMRPGTVGICAALKHKYDVDTIPHVLCGGFTKEETEYLLVDCQYLGIENVMALRGDAMKHERYFKPTEGGHNYATDLVKQIRNMCDGKYLHETIESSNCSDFCIGVAGYPEKHLEAPSLDFDLKKLKEKVDAGADYIVTQMFFDNSKFFEFVEKAKSMGINVPIIPGIKPIAVKKHLQLLPQVFKIDLPEDLVNAVDNCKNNKEVRQVGIDWCIQQSKELKDAGVPLLHYYSMGKSDNIKAIASALF; encoded by the coding sequence ATGAAAGTAACCGATCATATAAAAAAAGCCAACGGGAAAACCTTGTTTTCGTTTGAAATTATTCCACCACAAAAAGGAAAAAGCATTCAAGAACTGTACGACAACATCGATCCTTTAATGGAATTCAATCCGCCGTTTATTGATGTAACCACTTCAAGGGAAGAATTTGTTTACATTGAAAAAGATGGACTCTACGATAGAAAAATTACACGTATGCGTCCGGGAACGGTTGGAATTTGTGCCGCCTTAAAACATAAATACGATGTAGATACCATACCGCACGTTCTCTGTGGTGGGTTTACCAAGGAGGAGACCGAATATTTACTGGTAGATTGTCAATATTTAGGTATTGAAAATGTAATGGCATTGCGTGGAGATGCGATGAAACACGAACGTTATTTCAAGCCAACGGAAGGAGGCCATAATTATGCTACAGATTTGGTGAAGCAAATTAGAAATATGTGCGATGGTAAATATTTACATGAAACGATAGAAAGCAGTAATTGTTCCGATTTCTGCATAGGGGTGGCCGGGTACCCAGAAAAGCATTTGGAAGCCCCTTCGTTGGACTTCGATCTTAAAAAGTTAAAAGAAAAGGTAGATGCTGGTGCCGATTATATTGTTACGCAAATGTTTTTCGACAATAGTAAGTTTTTTGAATTTGTTGAGAAAGCAAAATCTATGGGCATTAATGTGCCAATTATCCCTGGAATCAAGCCAATTGCAGTGAAAAAACACCTTCAGCTATTACCCCAGGTTTTTAAAATAGATCTTCCCGAAGATTTGGTGAACGCTGTAGACAATTGCAAAAACAACAAAGAAGTTCGTCAAGTAGGGATCGACTGGTGTATTCAGCAATCCAAGGAATTGAAAGATGCAGGAGTACCTTTACTTCATTATTATTCCATGGGAAAATCTGATAATATTAAAGCCATTGCTTCGGCATTATTTTAA
- a CDS encoding acyloxyacyl hydrolase → MKRLLVILFTAIALVAAAQENPKAYASYFDLNYFYGNISRHNNDILHLITGHPEGFILSWNQKTFGNKEWEQLYGYPDYGVSLGYQDLKNEFMGDNLALYGHYNFYFFNRNLMLRIGQGVAVASNPYDKEENYRNVAFGSKLLSSTYLMLNYKKERLLDRLGVQAGLSLIHYSNGNTKAPNTSINSIALNVGLNYQLEKEDPEFMVTEGLTNRFNEPVRYNFVFRSGVNESDVIDSGQFPFYVFSFYADKRINKKSALQLGTDIFYSNFLKEYIKFSSIAYPERGIDGTEDYKRAGIFVGHELFINRLSVITQAGYYLYYPIDYEGRMYLRGGLKGYITKEKKLFATVAVKAHAAQAEGIEIGIGYRL, encoded by the coding sequence ATGAAGCGATTACTCGTTATTCTTTTTACTGCGATTGCTTTGGTGGCCGCAGCGCAAGAAAATCCGAAGGCTTACGCGTCTTATTTTGACCTAAATTATTTCTACGGAAATATTTCTAGGCATAACAACGATATCTTGCATTTAATTACGGGGCATCCAGAAGGTTTTATCCTAAGCTGGAACCAAAAAACGTTTGGAAACAAAGAATGGGAGCAATTGTACGGGTATCCAGATTATGGAGTCTCTTTGGGATATCAAGACTTAAAAAATGAGTTCATGGGCGACAACCTCGCTCTGTATGGCCATTACAATTTTTATTTTTTCAATCGTAACTTAATGTTGCGTATTGGGCAAGGAGTGGCAGTTGCTTCCAATCCGTATGATAAGGAAGAGAATTACCGCAATGTGGCGTTTGGTTCAAAATTATTGAGCAGTACTTATTTAATGCTGAATTACAAAAAGGAGCGTTTGTTGGATCGGTTAGGGGTTCAAGCGGGACTCTCACTTATTCATTATTCCAACGGAAATACCAAAGCCCCCAATACCAGTATCAATTCCATAGCTCTAAATGTGGGTCTAAATTATCAATTGGAAAAAGAAGATCCAGAGTTTATGGTTACAGAAGGTTTGACAAATCGTTTTAACGAACCTGTACGGTATAATTTTGTTTTTAGAAGTGGAGTAAATGAAAGTGATGTTATCGATAGCGGTCAATTTCCTTTTTACGTTTTCTCTTTTTATGCCGATAAGCGTATCAATAAAAAGAGTGCCCTTCAGCTGGGAACCGATATTTTTTATTCAAATTTCTTAAAGGAATATATTAAATTCAGTAGTATAGCATATCCCGAAAGGGGCATCGATGGAACGGAAGATTACAAAAGAGCCGGAATTTTCGTGGGGCATGAACTTTTTATTAACAGGCTCTCTGTGATAACCCAGGCTGGTTATTATTTGTATTACCCAATTGATTATGAAGGGCGTATGTATCTAAGGGGTGGCTTAAAAGGATATATTACCAAAGAAAAGAAATTGTTTGCTACGGTGGCTGTTAAGGCGCACGCCGCCCAAGCAGAAGGTATAGAAATAGGTATTGGGTATAGGTTGTAA
- a CDS encoding head GIN domain-containing protein: protein MKIVRNIFCILSVLLLGTALTSCDSENANDCIQSSGKIIKEERAVTPFSRILVNEEISLVLKQDSVYKVEVESGENLLNDIDVEVVENQLVLTNHNICNFFREYNNTTVYVSTPTISEIRSATQRDIISDGVLESEKLVVYSENYQNNEYLTSADFYLEVNVKSFQMVFNGISNMNISGEATNLNINMASGNGRFEGRGLSVENANIYHRGSNDIIVKASKTLSGDIYSTGDLISIGRPETVEVTEHYKGKLIIEE from the coding sequence ATGAAAATAGTACGAAACATATTTTGTATTCTAAGCGTCTTATTATTAGGAACTGCACTAACATCTTGCGATAGCGAAAATGCGAACGATTGTATACAGTCCTCTGGGAAAATAATAAAAGAGGAAAGGGCGGTAACGCCATTTTCTAGGATTTTGGTGAATGAAGAAATTTCTTTGGTGCTTAAACAAGATTCTGTATACAAGGTTGAGGTGGAATCTGGAGAAAACCTTTTGAACGATATTGATGTAGAAGTAGTAGAAAATCAACTTGTTTTAACCAACCATAATATTTGTAACTTTTTTAGGGAATATAACAATACCACGGTTTATGTTTCTACGCCAACTATTTCGGAAATTCGAAGTGCCACCCAGCGGGATATCATTTCGGATGGGGTTTTGGAGTCTGAAAAATTAGTGGTCTACTCCGAGAATTATCAAAATAATGAATACTTAACGAGTGCCGACTTTTATTTAGAAGTTAACGTGAAATCATTTCAAATGGTATTTAACGGGATTTCCAATATGAATATCAGCGGGGAAGCTACCAATCTAAATATAAATATGGCTTCGGGAAATGGCCGTTTTGAGGGGAGGGGACTTTCCGTAGAAAATGCTAATATTTATCACCGTGGTTCCAACGACATTATTGTAAAAGCGTCTAAAACTTTAAGTGGCGATATTTATAGTACAGGTGATCTTATCTCTATAGGAAGGCCGGAAACTGTTGAGGTTACCGAACACTATAAAGGCAAATTGATTATTGAAGAGTAG
- a CDS encoding NAD(P)/FAD-dependent oxidoreductase produces MQMKKKIVIVGGGFAGIELVDKLKKSDLYEVVLVDLNNYNFFPPLLYQVASGFMEPSAISYPFRKILRGKNNVRFRLGALQKVVPEENKIILSNGEVSYDMLVMATGTESNFFGNKNIERDALPMKTIGDALALRNLVFTRLERATRVEDPLRRKKLLSFVIAGAGPTGVELSGILAEMRKHIIIKDYPELEREDLGEIYLLDGLDAVLAAMSEKTQNYTKEKLEDLGVKVKLNTLVKDFNDGVVYLSDGTTIASKNLIWAAGVSAKVFDGFKKEDYGRGRRLITDTFNRVKGYENIFAVGDTAILEGDPGYPDGHPQVAQVAIQMADNLAENLLKDGIDWQPFQYSDKGSMAIIGRNKAVTDGPNESFFLKGFPAWFVWIFVHIMSLVNYKNRIRALYDWIGYYFSKDQSFRMIIKPRDTSKK; encoded by the coding sequence ATACAAATGAAAAAAAAGATTGTAATTGTTGGTGGTGGATTTGCAGGCATTGAACTGGTCGATAAACTTAAAAAATCAGATCTTTATGAGGTTGTTCTTGTAGATTTAAATAATTATAATTTTTTCCCACCACTCTTATATCAAGTAGCCTCTGGATTTATGGAACCTTCTGCAATTAGCTATCCTTTTCGTAAAATATTAAGAGGTAAAAACAATGTGAGATTTCGTTTGGGGGCGCTTCAAAAAGTAGTTCCTGAAGAAAATAAAATCATTTTGAGCAATGGAGAGGTTTCTTACGACATGCTTGTGATGGCTACAGGTACAGAGAGTAACTTTTTCGGTAATAAAAATATAGAACGCGATGCCTTACCCATGAAAACCATTGGAGATGCGTTGGCATTGCGAAACTTAGTTTTTACGCGCTTAGAAAGGGCTACGCGGGTAGAAGATCCGCTACGTAGAAAAAAGCTCCTATCTTTTGTAATTGCTGGTGCGGGTCCTACTGGAGTGGAGCTGTCTGGAATTCTGGCAGAAATGCGGAAGCATATAATTATTAAAGATTATCCGGAACTAGAGCGCGAGGATCTAGGTGAAATTTATCTATTGGATGGTTTGGATGCGGTATTGGCGGCGATGTCGGAAAAAACACAGAATTATACCAAAGAAAAACTCGAGGACTTAGGGGTGAAAGTGAAGCTGAACACCTTGGTTAAAGATTTTAACGATGGGGTCGTTTATTTGTCCGATGGAACGACCATAGCTTCTAAGAACCTAATTTGGGCGGCTGGAGTTTCCGCCAAAGTATTCGACGGTTTTAAAAAAGAAGATTATGGCCGCGGTCGGCGCTTAATTACCGACACCTTTAATAGGGTAAAAGGCTACGAAAACATTTTTGCAGTAGGGGACACGGCTATTCTGGAAGGCGATCCAGGATATCCCGATGGACACCCACAAGTGGCTCAAGTAGCGATACAAATGGCGGATAATTTAGCCGAAAACCTTTTAAAAGATGGAATAGATTGGCAGCCTTTTCAATACAGTGACAAAGGCTCGATGGCTATAATTGGTAGAAACAAAGCGGTAACAGACGGACCAAATGAGAGCTTCTTTCTAAAAGGGTTCCCAGCTTGGTTTGTTTGGATTTTTGTGCACATTATGTCTTTGGTAAATTATAAAAACCGAATTCGTGCATTGTACGATTGGATTGGATACTATTTTAGTAAGGACCAGTCTTTTAGAATGATTATTAAGCCGCGGGATACTTCTAAGAAATGA
- a CDS encoding type II toxin-antitoxin system RelE/ParE family toxin yields the protein MLKPKKFMENGFKIFWTKNALLELKETVNYLEENWTVKELKNFATKLDHAIQLISKEPELFPRSKVKNSIRKAVVDRNNTLYYRTNSNSVEIISLFSNKKAPSRKKIGNLFIRQFDKQTL from the coding sequence ATGCTAAAGCCAAAGAAATTTATGGAAAATGGCTTTAAAATTTTTTGGACAAAAAATGCATTATTGGAGTTAAAAGAAACTGTAAACTATTTAGAGGAGAACTGGACAGTTAAAGAGTTAAAAAATTTCGCTACAAAACTCGATCACGCAATCCAATTAATATCCAAAGAACCTGAATTATTTCCTAGATCAAAAGTAAAAAACTCAATTAGAAAAGCAGTTGTAGATAGAAATAACACTCTTTACTATAGGACTAATAGTAATTCAGTTGAAATTATTTCGCTTTTTTCTAATAAAAAGGCTCCATCTCGAAAAAAAATTGGTAATCTATTTATTCGTCAATTCGATAAACAAACTCTCTAA
- the gldA gene encoding gliding motility-associated ABC transporter ATP-binding subunit GldA, with product MSIKVANISKNYGEQEALKDVSFSINKGEIVGFLGPNGAGKSTMMKILTTFIAPSSGSAEVNHFAIDRDKMGVQKSVGYLPEHNPLHLDMYVREYLEYTASLYKTPKNRIEELISQCGLKPEANKKIGALSKGYRQRVGLAAALIGNPEVLILDEPTTGLDPNQLLEIRKLIKNIGKEKTVLLSTHIMQEVEAICDRVIIINKGKIVADKKLADLRKSQQQIIEVEFDYRVEDVLLKQLPMVTKVKNTIGFVYELTFETDKDMRAKVFDFAHDNGLKTLQLNQKNKNLESLFIELTNK from the coding sequence ATGTCTATAAAGGTTGCAAATATCTCTAAAAATTACGGCGAACAAGAGGCGCTTAAAGATGTTTCATTTTCCATTAATAAAGGGGAAATAGTAGGGTTTTTGGGTCCAAATGGAGCTGGAAAATCTACGATGATGAAAATTCTAACCACTTTTATAGCTCCTAGCAGCGGAAGTGCAGAAGTGAATCATTTTGCCATCGATAGGGACAAAATGGGAGTTCAAAAAAGCGTAGGGTATTTGCCCGAACACAACCCGTTACATTTAGATATGTATGTACGCGAATATTTAGAATATACTGCCAGCTTATACAAAACTCCCAAAAATAGGATAGAAGAACTTATTTCCCAATGCGGACTAAAACCTGAAGCAAATAAAAAAATAGGTGCACTCTCTAAAGGATATCGCCAACGTGTAGGTTTGGCAGCAGCCCTTATAGGAAATCCCGAAGTTTTAATTCTAGATGAACCTACTACAGGCCTTGACCCAAATCAACTTCTGGAAATTCGAAAACTCATAAAAAATATAGGCAAAGAAAAAACGGTTCTACTATCCACCCATATTATGCAAGAAGTGGAAGCCATTTGCGATCGGGTAATTATAATTAATAAAGGCAAAATTGTTGCCGATAAAAAATTGGCCGATCTTAGAAAATCCCAACAACAAATAATAGAGGTGGAATTTGATTACCGCGTGGAAGATGTATTACTTAAGCAACTTCCTATGGTAACTAAAGTAAAAAATACCATTGGTTTTGTTTACGAGCTCACTTTTGAAACTGACAAGGATATGCGTGCCAAAGTTTTCGATTTTGCGCATGACAACGGACTCAAAACACTTCAGTTAAATCAGAAAAATAAAAATTTAGAGAGTTTGTTTATCGAATTGACGAATAAATAG
- the pncB gene encoding nicotinate phosphoribosyltransferase has protein sequence MLTEQNYKVFNSILDNDFYKFTMQCAVVKLFPHTKAKYKFINRGEHKFPPHFDKALRTAIDNMALLKLTKEEKQFLIENCQYLNPAYIDFLEGYRYDPSEVTISQAGEDLEVYISGYWYRTILWEVPLLALISELFYKLTDQKGWSEEQIVQKTLDKIKLYNELGVTFAEFGTRRRHSYRTHREVTRTLSSYKGKSFSGSSNVHMAMLYNVKPIGTHAHEWFMFHAAEFGFKMANAMSLEHWVDVYRGDLGVALSDTYTTDVFFKQFDTKFAKLFDGVRHDSGDPIEFAEKTIAHYKSHGINPLYKYIIFSDGLNPKKVEAITKACKGKIGLSFGIGTNLTNDVGLKPMNIVIKLTDVLTSDQEWLPTVKLSDEPNKHTGDPKMIALAKELLRIK, from the coding sequence ATGCTTACAGAACAAAACTATAAGGTCTTCAATTCTATATTAGATAACGATTTTTATAAATTCACCATGCAATGTGCCGTGGTAAAATTGTTTCCCCATACCAAAGCCAAATACAAGTTTATAAACCGGGGCGAACACAAATTCCCGCCCCATTTTGATAAAGCCCTACGCACCGCAATAGACAATATGGCTTTACTTAAACTCACCAAAGAAGAAAAGCAGTTTCTTATTGAAAATTGCCAGTATTTAAATCCGGCTTACATAGATTTTCTAGAAGGTTACCGCTACGATCCTTCAGAAGTCACTATTTCCCAAGCAGGAGAAGATTTGGAGGTTTATATATCTGGATATTGGTACCGTACCATTTTATGGGAAGTGCCCTTATTGGCTTTAATAAGCGAACTATTCTATAAGCTTACCGATCAAAAAGGTTGGTCTGAAGAACAAATAGTACAAAAAACATTGGATAAAATTAAGCTCTACAATGAGCTAGGGGTAACCTTTGCTGAATTTGGCACCCGTCGTAGGCATTCTTACCGAACCCATCGAGAAGTAACCCGTACTTTATCTTCTTATAAAGGAAAAAGTTTTTCCGGCTCCAGCAATGTGCACATGGCAATGCTCTACAATGTAAAGCCTATTGGCACCCATGCGCATGAATGGTTTATGTTTCATGCCGCAGAATTTGGTTTTAAAATGGCCAACGCCATGTCTTTAGAACACTGGGTAGACGTTTACCGCGGGGATTTAGGTGTTGCCCTGTCTGACACCTACACCACAGATGTTTTCTTTAAACAGTTCGATACCAAGTTTGCCAAACTCTTTGATGGCGTGAGGCATGATAGCGGCGACCCCATTGAGTTCGCCGAAAAAACCATTGCCCACTACAAAAGTCACGGGATCAATCCACTTTACAAATACATTATATTTTCAGACGGCCTTAACCCTAAAAAAGTAGAAGCGATTACCAAAGCGTGTAAGGGGAAAATCGGACTGTCATTCGGGATTGGCACCAATCTTACTAATGATGTTGGCTTAAAGCCTATGAACATAGTTATAAAACTCACGGATGTTTTAACTAGCGACCAAGAATGGTTACCCACGGTTAAACTTTCCGACGAACCCAATAAACACACGGGAGACCCGAAAATGATTGCCCTTGCAAAAGAGCTTCTTAGAATAAAATAG
- a CDS encoding prephenate dehydratase yields the protein MNNRVAIQGILGSFHHQVAQEYFGSAVEVNECLSFDALVDSLINKTSDIAVMAIENSIAGSIIPNYALIDSNNLHIIGEHYINVNHNFMALKGQSISDIKEVYSHPMALLQCKTFFKQYPHIKLVEDADTAEVARRIHQGQLKGVGAIASKAAASIFDLEILAEKIQTIQTNSTRFVIVKTKNSIIPKEEINKASIMFELGTKRGSLATVLNVMSDCKLNLTKIQSLPKIETPWRYSFFVDVTFEQYEDFEKAKALLGIMASHFKVHGEYKNVKR from the coding sequence ATGAACAATAGAGTTGCCATACAGGGAATATTAGGATCTTTTCACCATCAAGTAGCGCAGGAGTATTTCGGTAGCGCAGTGGAAGTAAATGAATGTCTTTCTTTTGATGCGTTGGTAGATAGCTTGATCAACAAAACAAGCGACATAGCGGTAATGGCCATAGAAAATTCCATTGCGGGTTCTATAATTCCCAATTATGCGTTGATTGATAGTAACAACCTCCATATTATTGGGGAGCACTACATAAACGTTAACCATAATTTCATGGCTCTTAAGGGACAATCCATTAGCGATATTAAAGAGGTTTACTCTCACCCAATGGCTTTGTTGCAGTGTAAAACTTTTTTTAAACAATATCCCCATATAAAACTGGTGGAGGATGCCGATACTGCCGAGGTTGCCAGAAGAATCCATCAAGGTCAGCTAAAAGGGGTGGGAGCCATAGCCAGCAAGGCAGCAGCTTCTATTTTCGATCTGGAAATCCTGGCAGAGAAAATACAGACTATTCAAACCAATTCAACTCGGTTTGTGATTGTAAAAACCAAGAATTCCATCATTCCTAAGGAAGAAATAAACAAAGCATCCATCATGTTCGAACTGGGGACCAAACGCGGGAGTCTGGCAACCGTACTAAATGTAATGAGCGATTGTAAGTTGAATCTTACCAAGATACAATCCTTACCTAAAATAGAAACACCCTGGCGTTATTCTTTCTTCGTGGATGTAACTTTCGAGCAATACGAAGATTTTGAAAAAGCAAAAGCGCTGCTAGGCATTATGGCTTCGCATTTTAAAGTGCATGGGGAATATAAAAACGTAAAAAGATGA